The stretch of DNA CATCTTGCATACGTTGAGCCTTTGGGTTTGGGCTCTGCTTTGGGTTCTGCGGGCTCAATAGGCCCAATGACGGTTTCCTTGTTGTTGAAGCCCCATTCATCCTCACCGTTGATTCTTCTGAACGGCGAGAAAGATCTTGTCCGGCGGTGATGATGATCGTCGCCGTACATACTTATACTTTTTCTCCCTCTGTTCTCTTCCTTCACCTTCTGAAGCGCCGCCATGAAAGGATCATAGTCGTCGTTCCAAACATTCCGGCGAGAAAACGGGACTCTGAACATCGACCCCGGCGATTTCGGCGAGCTGCAGCTCTtcacgccgccgccgccgtcaaTCCGGAACCGCGGCGGCGGCTTCAGCGGCATGACGCGCCCATTATCAAACAGTTGGTCGGCAAACGCCATAGACGGCAGCGATCCACCGCGCTCTCGCCGCCGCTCGCCGCGATCACCGTCCTCCGCCGCGCCGCCGAATTTCCGGCTGGTTTCGAACTCAAAACTGTCGAAATTCGAGCACGATCGCGAACTAGCCCCATCATCCCCCGCGGAAAAAGCATTATTGGCCGCCCAGGAACTAGTAGGGCTCGTTGGAACGCTGTAGAACTGGGCGGCGGCGCTACTCACGCCGCCGTACCCCGCCATTGGACTCGCCGGCGCCGTCACGTAAGGAGACTGAAACTGAAACTCCATTCTAGCTCTGATAGAAAAGCTTAAGGGATGAAGGGATACCAGGCATGACAATGGCAATTTATATAGTGGacctaaatttatttttgtatgcacataattatatatCTGATGACAcaaacatttaaaataatatacgtATAGATAAatactatattttaaaataagtacatacAGAACATGTGTATTATGATTGCATCACAATAGACTGGACCTGAATTTAAGGATTTTGGCTGCGTCACATCATCACATGCAAAGATTATCGGCTTTAAAATAATGTTCAAAGGGGTAGAAGACACTAataaaagtagaaaaaataCTTGTGTTTGTCCCCCTCCTAACTTCGTCCATCAATATAGTTTTCATAGTGGGGATGACGATGGTGATTAGACTATGGGTGTTTATTAGTAAAAGAGTCCGTGTAGGTTAGGGCGGTATTGATAAAGTTGGGTGATAGTCCAAAGATTAGTTATAATAAGTGTGTGATTGAAATGAATGCATGCAATGCCAACCATTTATTGATTCCCACTTTTATTTCTCCAATTGAAACTTTAGATAGAAAAGTATGAATAGTGAGCAGAGGTGTTAATCAATCTGGTTGGTTTGATGGTTCAACACCTCCTCTCTTAAGCAGGATATTAGGGGTCCAAATCATTTGGACATAGTTCTATTCTATGtgttaaattaatatttttttgggacAAGATAATTGATAGGGAATACTTGTCGAGTATTCTACCTCTCCATATCGTACAAGCGCTCAGTAGCCGGGCAAGTCGCCATGAGGGACTGTTCCCGGTCATTACCTACCAACTAGCTTGACGTTCCCAACTCAAACCAAGCTAGCCATAAGGTGTAATAGTAAGGTTTCACTACAGGGAATTCTCCCGAGctaacttttattaatttgtttgaataaataacttaaaaacaaatgaCACAATGAGTATTTGTTACATGTATGTATACTTATTAAGTGAATACAATTTGTTAGAAACTTTAAATCAAATCTACAAAAGCACAATTTCAAACGTGATGTAATgctttcttctccttcttcttcttcctcttttattttattttattttttaaaataattttttaaaatttttttattttgttttgttgtttggttGCTATTAAAATGGTCATATGTGGACTGTGCGTGTTAGTGTGCTTCTTCTTGGAATTATTATTGACCAAGGATTTTGACTCTCAAATAGTCAAATTCAACTTCCCCCATATGACTGGACAACAGTTTTGGCACTGTACCATGTTGCAAAGATATAAGACAATTTTACCTGCATGAGCTGCTTAGTTGATCAcagaataaaattttaaaagaaatacaGTTTAAATTGATAGCTGGATGacacatttattttatatttcgtATATATCAGTCCAGGACCTAAGTATCACACATAATCACttgataaaaaatattatgatcCACATTTAAAATGTGCAGGCTACACATTTTATTTCATGCATACCAACTAGGGTTGAGCATAACACACAATTActtaataaaaatagaaaatgatctgccaaaaaataactaattcgcactaaaaaaaacctaaaacaaaaaaagttttAAGGATGTGTTGAACTACATTACACATGGCATGCTTTGTTTATGGGTGGACATTGAGACTAAACCAAaatatttgtttgattttgttttgacccttacataattttaaattaaatcaaaaccAAACTCTTCAATTAAACTAtaccaaaattttaaatcaatcCTATTGGTATTTTGTGAATTTACACTAGACCCACAATCCcaatcactgttgcaaaaatccccgcctaggcgctaggcgctcctagactgaggcgaattgctccctaggcgtccgcctaggtgacCGGCCGCCTATGatgccgcctagcgcctaactgggccgactaggccgagttgGTTACCGACTGAGCCGAATTTGACCGAGTTAACTTGCCCAACTCggtagagttagccgagttaactcgaacAAGTCggccttattaattttattattatatttatatatatttaagtttatttatttatataagtaagagaagtaagatatatatatataatatatataatataatatatgacatacaccacacacatgaattaattttttgtttttataggtcgccgcctagaatcGCCTAGGttccgcctaggcgccgcctagaccgcttaggtgctaggcgctagtctatcGCCCGACTAGCGTCTAGCGCCTACTACAACCATGATCCCAATACAACTAGACATATACTTTAAGTTGTACACAAAGTAAATCAATATAAGGGTAAAGAGTCAAATACACTCCTAAACATTATTTCAAAATGTAATTAGACCCCCAAACTTTAAAAATGTACAATTAAGTACTTCAActtcataaaattaataaaatagatCCACTTAGCAAGTAACTAATAGATTACCGGTAACTATGCCACCGTTGACCGCCATCACCGATGGTTAACCGCCTTATGAACAgtaactttgaaaaaaaaaaaaagtcacagaCATCCTTCCTAGTTGCCTTATTCTTGTAGAAAGAGGCGACGTTTGGTCCCCTCTTCCTCTGGGAAGTCGCCTTCTTCTACCGAGAAGAATGCGACTCTAGTTGCCTTCTTCGACTGATGAGGAAGGCGGCCGGAAAACAGTCGCCAACGACCAATTTAATCGTATGAAGTTGAATTACCGGCTATTACTAATAGGTGACTGACTATTGGATCTGAATGCAtcaaaataataagttgatgtatttaattgaactttttagaATTTAAGACTTAATTACACTCTGGTATAATGTTTTATGGGATTGTCCCATTCCCTAGGAATATATAATTCCCTAAACATAAATTGCCACAATTAAACCATTCAAATTAGTGTTATGGGCAGCATTGTCACTGCTCATTTCACTACCTCACTAGCATAGCATCATAGAAGTTGATCCGGTGCATCACGGTGGGGATACTGCAAGTGCTCGCCTAAACCTCGAACTCCGCCGCCGTGTCCGGCCACCGCAGCGGCTCCAAAATCCTCTCCAGGACGCATCACACACTGCATTTCAAAATCTGGGGGCTTTTCTTCCCAAATCCGCCTGTTTTCTTTTGATGGAATCCTTATTTCCATCGAAACTCGCAGTGAAACCTTCGTTCATTTCCCCAACCGTCCTCCAACCGCACCGCTTCACCGCCTCCTCTTCAGCCGTTGCTGCGTTCAGAGTCTTCTCGGCCTCTACATCCACAGTTGTTGCCGTGCCTCCAGCTCTAGAGCGGCCAGCCGTGACATTTGAGCCTCAGGATCTTGGAAAAAACGGCGGACGAGGTAGGGGGAGGGGCGGCAAGGAAATTCAGAAAGCTGAGCTGAAGGAGAACTGGCTGAATGCTATCTCTTGCCCTTTTCCTCACGAGAAGCCGTCGCCTGAGTGGGTAATTGGAGTCGACCCGGATGTTTCTGGAGCCTTGGCCCTACTAAAACCAGACCAGTCTGCTCAAGTAATCTTCTTAAGCTTtaatgggattttttttttgaattaactCCACTAGTCATTTGTAGCTTTTGCTGTCCATTGTGCCCTTCCTTGCAAATGATTGCTGAATTTCACAATTTGGTATTGTGTTTGCCAAATTGAAGAAtttgctccatctcaactaaaagcctaagcttatAGTTGGATTGcaacatttatgtttatatattatatgctcaacatgccTACTATGTTTGTGGAGCTGATGTTTGTATACaagtttcaaaatttatttaggTATTTTGAGCTTTTCTTGCATTTAAAAATCTGCAATTTCAGCTTCATTTGAAAGTGATTCCCATATTAgaatgaccaaaaataaaaaggaacaGTCTTGCTGCATAGATTTTCTATGAAAACTGCACAGATGTTCTTGCTAGATAATATCATAGGAGAAGAATCAGGTAGACTGGGAACAGTAGAAATGAAAAGGAAACAGCCTTCGTGTTCTAGTTATTGGGCATTTTAGTTTCTATTATAGGAGCTTGATTGCTGGAAATTTCGTGGATATTTTTTGGTGGCTTTGAAGTATCTGTCTGATAATTTATTGTATATTGCAGGATAAGTTTTCATATAGTTTGGTTTTTGGAAGTATATTTCCAGCTGGTTGCACCTTTGTGGACCTAGCTGGGAATATACCTGTTAGTGATAAACTTGAAATTGTCTAAAAAATGTTGATCAAATGGTCAAATAGTCACCTCTGAAACAGTTGTAGTTCATTGTATTATTAATGACTGTAATAAGGGATAACTGTTCTCTTGAACATGCTTTCATGTATTTTCTCCATTTAAGCTTTATAGCAGTATTTGTGTTCTATCAACATTATAATAACTATTCACTGTATATAGCTTTCTTATCCGTTGGTCCCGTTACAGGTCTTTGATTCTCCTCACTTGAAAGTAATGGTTGGGAACCGAGTACGGAGGCGTTTAGATGCAAAATCCATCGTTCAGTTGCTTCAAAGTTTTGAAGTTCCCGTTGGTAATCTACAGCAATAAATTCTGATAGCAGtttatttctttcctttatttGATATAATGTAGAACTTAAAATGAAAATGCTCTTCTGATTATTATCTGCCACAGTTGACTGAAACAGTAAGAAGTTGctaacttttaaattttccGACTCTTCTACTTCCCCATCTCTCTCCCCTCTTCCTGAGGACACAAATCTTGAGGAAAAGTAAaggaataaaaaacaataagccAAAAATTTATGAATAAGGTTCTTTGGGATAAAGAGACTCTTGTTATATGAATGAACCGACAAATTGTGTCAttgtaattttgggggcttttCTAACAACAAGAAGGCAATATTATTTGATGTCTGTTTATATATGCGAATAGAAAGAAATGCAGTAATCATTTGTGATAGAAATTTCTCAGAGCATTGTATTGTCTCTAGGAAGTGGAAATGAAATCAGTTTGCTCTATGATTTGTCTAGAGATCCAATCTCTATTAGCAACAGTGCTTTTCTGGATAACTTTGGATCTATCATTTTGTTCAGAAACTCTGCTTTGATAGATCTTTTGAGATTTATCAATGTCTTAACTTGATTTCACTTTCTTATCCTTTCATGTTATTTTCTAcctctttttcctttatttcctctctttcatttttcctttttgctTTCAGGAACAACCGCATATGTTGAGCAATCAATTCCATTCCCACAAGATGGTAAACAGGTTAGCATTCTCATCTGAAATGGCCACTTATACAAGCCCAACTAGTGGAGATATAATCAATGTGCACTCTCAGAGGGAATTATTCGCATGAAATGACGATAATTTGAACACCAATCTTTCCTGCAAAACTTCTAAGgagaataattaataattgcCAATTTTCTCATTTGTGATTTGCTTAATGCTAATGATAAAATCTCTTCTACTCAAGCCtcaaatttctttcttcttaCTCCATCTCGTTCcattatacttattttaatttatttttcctgcATATGAAGGGCTGGTGGAGTGGAGGATTTGGGTATGGATTATGGATAGGAATCTTAGTCACTTTGGGATTTTCTGTTGTTCCTGTACCATCATTGTCGTGGAAAAACAAGTTTAAACTAGCAGGAAGTCGCTCAAATAAGGTGTGATTGATCTTTCTAATATAGTGTTAGCCAGCTTTGAGGTCTTCATTTTAACTACTCATTTGAGTTCTGGTTTGTTTATATGTTCACTAAATTCTGCTTGCAACTGCTACATACTGTGTGATCCATAAAATGTATTGCCAGGACGATAGTAGGGAGGTTGCATCGAGATTGTTTCCATCCATGAGTTCACAGTTAAAAAGGAAGAAAGATCACGGTTCGTGCActgactttttcttcattttgctATGCTATCTTGTTTTAGGATGAGCTGTAGAGTTCATTGCTAATATTCGtgttttcttcttattttgttCAATATTTAATCATCATAAGAGCAGACTTCCAATCAATATCTATAATTGGAGAACATTGAACCCATACCCTacgaaatttgaaattttttgacACCCACTTTCTTCATGGATACTGGATTCATGGGTTACTAGTATCTTCTTTCGTTTTCATGATAACATTTTAAGTGATTAATCCCGAGAAATGAACTTGTTCAGCTGGGGGATGGTGTTTATTTCTTGCTCTGTAGCATATACTAACTCCAATTCTGAACCTTCCAGGTCGAGCTGAGGCTCTACTTATTGCTGCTTATGGCAAAGACCTAAAGATAAGTAACGATACTGTGTGTGTCTGAGAACTTGCCATCTTGAAATGCTGGGGGAAGGAATGCATGTTTGCTTATTTCTCTTTCGATTTCAGTGCTTAGTTGCTGCTGGGTATTCATTTGGTATTTATATGTCCCAGAAGCATGGAAAGCTAATGAATGGGGTAGTTTGGATCAACCAAAAGTCTCACCAAACACTCCAGGATCCTTGATGTAACCCTTTGTAGTTCCAGTATGAGAATGTAGAATTCATAGGAGGATTTAGAGAACACTTGTTTCATAAAGTAGGAAAATAGGTAGCTTAGTTGGTTCCTGAATGGCAAATTATAGACAAGGAGAAGCCAAACTTATCAGGGGCCATCAAACCCATGATTGGcggcaaattattctatggactcgggttcaaaatacacaatttacatactgattGTTCACAATTTATCTACTGAATGTTCACGATTTGAATTGTGGATATTCAGTTGCAAGGTGGAccgagtccatggtataactattgatgaTTAGTTTGTATTAATACATTTGTCTGAGAAGTTTAAGGTAATTGCATTCCAAGACTCCTAACTAACAACCATCATTATTCATTGAATGATGATtgctttggttttcaaaaaacaaaaaactaacaACCATCATTATTCATTAAcccaaagttttaaaataaaaataaatacatagaaagaaaaagagcaaaaccactattcaaatataaaatgttTTCAGGAACTCCCCACAAGGTTAAAGCAATAGTTTATAAATCAATCCCACAATGCAATAGCTTAAGCAAGAAATAATATACAATTGCAGAAACCAATTCGAAGTTGCAAAAGAGATAGAAATGAAAGCTTGTCAATCTCTGCTCAGAACACCATGTATAGCACTGTACATAAATTACAGCATGTCTAACCTCTCCAACTTCACTTGTTGGCCTTGAAACCTTTATTATCATGTTATTGCCCTGCATCACATTGAACCCTTTTCTGATTTTTGTGATTGGAAAATGGAAACGGATGACGAACTGGAACCGGGGCCACACTTATGAATAGCGAGTGGAATCATCTTACCATCATCCCTGAGCTGACTAAGATCTATCATTCAATTGTGTCCTAAGAATGTTTTATACGAAACCAGACTGAATTCACACATGCAGGTTCCACGTCGTGGCTGTACCCAATTAGCCTTTACATTTAGAAGTTGAAGGGTCTGCAATTTCAGCTGAAAACAAAGAAGATTGTGACTGGCTTAAAAGATAATTTTATGTTGAATTCACTCATGATTTTAGGAAGTTGTATTCCTCTCTTCCTCAAGTGCAGTGCCTTCTTTGAGGGCAGTTTGCGCCTCATTTTCCCTGCCCAAGGCAAAAAGTGCAGCAGCCTGTAAATATGATGCAATATGCCAAACAGGAGATATCACTTGAGCTTGTACTGCATCATTGAGGGCTTCCTGAGGCATATCACTCGAGAGATAAGATAGACAACGCCGAGCATACACAGTTGGAGAGACCACGGTTCCAACATCGATAAACTATGAACCAAGAAAGAAATGAGTCAAGTGAGTGCTTTCAGAAGCTTGAAGGAAGTATCCAGTCCTCACTAAAGGAATACCAGTTTAGTCGATTTATGGCAGTAGTAAAACAATCTAAAGAGATGAAATCACGAATTAGTTATCTCGTGTTATCTTTTCACATGAGAGGTCCATCGATAAGGTTACTACCCTTGTCAGATTAAGTAACCCAACCACTAACCTGTGTGTAGCATTGAATTGCAGCCCTGAAATCTTTGTGCCGAAAAGCAGTATCCCCCTTTTTCTTGGAATTCAATGTTTCCTGCATCTGATTGGTCCACATTTGAAATGAAAGCTGCAAGCAACAATAATTCAAGTTAAACAGGAAACTGATGTGGTTAGCTACCAAGTATGCATTAGGCTGCATAAGATTATAAGCAAGACAATATGTTAGCAACAGAAAAAACAGGTGCAAAAAAATAGCTATAAATAGACAAACCTCAGTTGCTGCTCCTTCATCATCTTTGTACCCAAGTTTTTCTAAGACTTCATGTATAGCAGTGAAGTCCTTTCTCAAGCAAGCTTCACCAAGTGGAGATAGGGACACAGGTTCACTCTCACCTGGTATGCCCATTAATGCATGAGATGGAACCTGCAAAGCAATAACCAAAACTCTATCATGCCCATATCAAAGTTTAGTAGATAATCCacaacacacatacacacacgtCTTTGTGTGTTTTAGGTGCTGATCAATATAACAAAAGACCTATACAAATTGGTAAACTAGATCAcagaattattaaaataaagtcTCATGCAACTGTTAGAAACCAGAAGACTTTACTGGCATCTCTTAacttctaaaaaataaaatctataaaTCCTTTAAATTTGAGAAGTTTGTTGAAATTTAGAAGCCTGTTCCCAATCCCTTGACAGCTTATGTTGAAAATGACCCTTCCATTAACATGTTTGCCAACAAGAGGATCCAAGGAATGAAGGAATTGTTGCCCGGCATTTTCCAAGACTAAAAAATGAAATCAAGAATACAGTAACAGTTGAAACTCCTGAGGCCAGAGCAAAAGAACAAACCTCAGTTTCCCTCTGAAGAGGAATTAATGCTGCAACTAATGACTTTGGATTTGGTCGCTCACGGGGCTCAGATTGCAAACATCTAGAGGCTATTCTGACCAACTCAGTTCCATCATCATTAGAAAATTGACCTTCTAGACAAGAATCAGTTAGCATCTGAAGATTCCGGTCCCTAATCAGATCAAGGGcctgaaaattatttataacaatattaGTTAGAGAATGCATGGGAAATATGACATATTAGCCAGAATATATAACGCTGCATCTTTAAGACTTTACCCAACAATTTCAGgaataggaatatatatatacacgtaagtcaacaaaaaacaaacaaattaacaGGAATAAGACTTACATGGCTTGGAGGAATGTGTTTTCCACTAAGAAGGTCAAGCAAAAGTGTTCCAAAGCTATACATGACACTCTCAGGAGTGATTCTTCCTACAAAAGTTCCAAAGAAAATACATATGTGCTTATAATGctgttatatttataattaaaataaaataaaaataaaaaataaaataaaaagggaagaaaaagaAGGCATATACGTGCACAATGAAAAATAACATGCTTAAGGTAGTAAATATATTGCCATGGCACCAAGAGCACAAGCCTTATTACTTGAGATCATATTACAATAAATTTGAGTGCAAAGGGCAATATCAAGTTAGGGGAGTCACAAATGcgcatttcatttttttctagATGCAGCAATTTACGAATGATAATATGCTCAACAAAAATCACAGACAATCACATCTGAAAGAGTTATTACCTGTCCGTAAATATTCAGGTGGAGTGAATGCCAAGTTTGTGCTGTAACTTTTTCCATCCCTACTGTTCTTCATCAAACCAAAACAAGAGAGCCTGGGATTACAGTCCTATGAAGTAGGGGGAATATCTATGGTCAATGACTACAAGTATACGCAAGCAAACATAAAGCTGagtaggaatttttttttttaaatgattaaaaaaactCCTTCATACATACATTGTCGAAGACTATTCTATAAGCATTAAGATCATGATAAAGTGCACGTCCTTTGCTTGTGCAATATTCTAGAGCCTGTGCAAGGTATAATGCAACTCTTAACCGCATTGCCCACTTCATTGGTTGTGTCTCCCCTgaatgataatatgatatataATGAAGCTGAGTGATAATATACTAATACTAGTATACATATTACAATCCTCTttctataaaaatgaaattttgccAATCAGGATAAATGAAAGAAAGCTTATATATACAATTGTCTTACAGTGAAATAAATGTTTTGCCAATGTTTCATTGGGCATAAATTCTGCAACTAGTAACCTCTCATCGCCCTCACAGCAACAGCCAAGAAGATTTGCTAATTTATCGTTCCGGAGTTGACCAACTGCCCTTGCTTCTTCCTGAAGTTTTAATTTGGGAGGAAAAGAAAAGGTTCAAATTGTAGCTCACACAAAGTAAAAATTTCCGGCaactaaaagaaaattttgtgtGTTTGTAAAGCTGAAATCATTGCAACCCTATAGGGCCATAGAACTCTATAACATTATTCAAAAACTAAATACTATGAAGATTCTAATACATTACTCATGTTGGAATTCAAGAGTCTGTTATTTGAGGAGCTGAGTTCCATGGTTAAGACATCACTGATAAATGATGAGACGTTCATTGTCTATAAATACATAAGCTCTTGTAACCATTATAATCAAGCAATCTATTGTTATAGCACATATGTTCCTCTCGTTTAATCTACTTGTTTCCACCTTCCCAGCCAACCAGACCTCTCAACTCATTATTTCCTAGCAGACATAAAGTAACTTTGTGACTCTTCTTACATTTGCCTTTCAGTTAAACAGTTTTCAGTTTAAAAGCCTAATTATAATGATCATTTGAAAGTAGATATGCCTGCCACACCAGGCAATTGAAGTCAATACAATCTTCAGATATTATCATCTGAACTCAAATAAGAAAACTAATAAACAAATAGGTAGagattatttgattaatatCATAAGTATCTTCTGTAACATTGAGAAAATGGCACCCATGCTTTACATACACCCTTAATATCTGCTTACCAGAAACTGTCGGGAATCAGGCCAAGCAGATCTGTTAAAGCGTTTGACAGCTATTTGGCTCTGATTCTCAAACTTCCCTTTGTAAACCACATTTGGAGCTTTCTCACCATGTTCTGAAACTATATTCTCCACTGCAAATCCGGAAGTAGCTATTCTCAATTGTTCAAAAGTGAATTCACAAAATGCAGGCAAGTCACTATCCTCAtttatttcttcttcatctgccaAGCAATCAAAAAGAAATTCTAATGGAAATTGGGAATCAATTATTATTTCAAAGAAAAGATGGGCACAGAAAAAAGTTTCTGCATACCAGGATTTTGAACTTCATGAACCGGTCCATTCTCTTCTGAAAAACAACATGACAAACATTTGGAAGATTCACAGCCCATTGCAAACCCCTCCGTATTTGCAGCATGCAAACACAACCGTCACGTCAAGCCCCACAGTATCCCAACTTTCAATTCAAAAGAGTTCCATTTGGCTGTACAAATTAAATACCCAACTATGAATGCAATCACATTATTTTATTAACCCGAGAGTAGATCCATGCATCATGTAAAATTACATTCCCAATCAGCTAATCATGCCAAATATTTCTCAACTTTTATACTATTGCAGCCCATTAATAGATACGGAGTAGATACCACAGAACTCAAAAATATATGCAGTTTAAATGTGATAAGTTCAAAAGGTGTATCAGATAGAGAAAGTTAACCACTCAATCCAAGACAAAAAAGTGAGACTACCTTTTAGCAGAAGCCATTTGTATCCAGGTCAACCCACCAACGCATTTCGATTCTCAAGGCTTCCTTTCTGGCTATCTTCAAAGCTCAAACTGAAGTCAACCCAAGTCAAAATCAAAGCTCCAGCTAAAATGCAACATACACACACGGAAATAGATACACACGCATAGTCAAATTAGGATTGGCTCAAAATAGAAAGACCAAGCACATATTCGATTGACCTGATGATTGATTCCAAAATTCATCACTAAAAAAGCACAAGGATCATGCTAATCAACAAAGATGCAAATAAGAATCAAGTAGAATTGTAGAAATGAGGTCTCACCTGTGTATATGCAGCATATACAGACAAAGAGAAAGATGATTTGTGCGTAGAATCTGCAAGTAGATGATGGATCCCCCTTTGCTTTTATTAGGCTGCTATAGTGCGTTCGCACTAGTTATACAAGTGCTTTCGATCTTCCAAATCTCCACCGACATGAATATGAATGTATGCATCTCTCGGCCACCTACGCCCACCCCATGGCCATAATCTATTGTCTACTGTCGCAGCGTTTTGGCCTTTGCCTATCACCAGTAGTACCCGTTTCTAAAGTTAACCCCGAAGGATTAACATAAGTCGAGTTTATCGgataattaattttgataatcacaaaatttaaaatttcgcTTATAAATAG from Ipomoea triloba cultivar NCNSP0323 chromosome 7, ASM357664v1 encodes:
- the LOC116024697 gene encoding serine/threonine-protein kinase BSK7-like — its product is MGCESSKCLSCCFSEENGPVHEVQNPDEEEINEDSDLPAFCEFTFEQLRIATSGFAVENIVSEHGEKAPNVVYKGKFENQSQIAVKRFNRSAWPDSRQFLEEARAVGQLRNDKLANLLGCCCEGDERLLVAEFMPNETLAKHLFHWETQPMKWAMRLRVALYLAQALEYCTSKGRALYHDLNAYRIVFDNDCNPRLSCFGLMKNSRDGKSYSTNLAFTPPEYLRTGRITPESVMYSFGTLLLDLLSGKHIPPSHALDLIRDRNLQMLTDSCLEGQFSNDDGTELVRIASRCLQSEPRERPNPKSLVAALIPLQRETEVPSHALMGIPGESEPVSLSPLGEACLRKDFTAIHEVLEKLGYKDDEGAATELSFQMWTNQMQETLNSKKKGDTAFRHKDFRAAIQCYTQFIDVGTVVSPTVYARRCLSYLSSDMPQEALNDAVQAQVISPVWHIASYLQAAALFALGRENEAQTALKEGTALEEERNTTS
- the LOC116024699 gene encoding Holliday junction resolvase MOC1, chloroplastic-like, producing MESLFPSKLAVKPSFISPTVLQPHRFTASSSAVAAFRVFSASTSTVVAVPPALERPAVTFEPQDLGKNGGRGRGRGGKEIQKAELKENWLNAISCPFPHEKPSPEWVIGVDPDVSGALALLKPDQSAQVFDSPHLKVMVGNRVRRRLDAKSIVQLLQSFEVPVGTTAYVEQSIPFPQDGKQGWWSGGFGYGLWIGILVTLGFSVVPVPSLSWKNKFKLAGSRSNKDDSREVASRLFPSMSSQLKRKKDHGRAEALLIAAYGKDLKISNDTVCV